A part of Thermococcus sp. LS1 genomic DNA contains:
- a CDS encoding MBL fold metallo-hydrolase, translated as MIEITFLGSGGGRFITITQFRSTGGFHIRASRNIYVDPGPGALVRSWRYKLDPRKLDAIFVSHRHVDHCNDTEVMIEAMTGGALKKRGMLIASKSVVYGDETHTPAVSKYHMDVLESIHTPEPGNKIAIGEEELIITPTRHSDPTTIGFRMRTRYGDISYIPDTAYFDELIEWHDGSRLIIAAVTRPRDMGIPYHLSTDDVVMMLKKMEKKPEVLIMSHIGMKMHFANPYKEAKYIETVTGVKTYVAKEGFKVMVNKNEIAVRTLRPARFV; from the coding sequence TTGATAGAGATAACCTTCCTCGGCAGCGGCGGCGGCAGATTTATAACCATAACACAGTTTCGCTCCACGGGAGGCTTCCACATCAGGGCCAGCAGGAACATCTACGTTGACCCCGGGCCGGGGGCCCTGGTTCGTTCGTGGCGCTACAAGCTCGACCCCAGGAAGCTCGACGCTATCTTCGTTTCACACAGGCACGTTGATCACTGCAACGACACCGAAGTCATGATTGAAGCCATGACGGGAGGGGCGCTGAAGAAAAGGGGCATGCTTATAGCTTCGAAAAGCGTTGTCTACGGTGACGAGACACACACCCCAGCGGTCAGCAAATATCACATGGACGTCCTTGAGAGCATACATACCCCTGAACCGGGCAACAAAATCGCGATAGGAGAGGAGGAGCTCATAATAACCCCCACGAGACACTCAGACCCGACGACCATAGGCTTTCGAATGAGAACCAGATATGGCGACATCTCATACATACCGGATACCGCGTACTTCGATGAGCTCATTGAGTGGCATGACGGCTCGAGGCTCATTATAGCCGCCGTAACCCGGCCGAGGGATATGGGGATTCCCTACCATCTCAGCACCGATGACGTCGTCATGATGCTTAAGAAGATGGAGAAAAAACCTGAAGTCCTCATAATGAGCCACATCGGCATGAAGATGCACTTTGCGAACCCATACAAAGAAGCAAAATACATAGAGACCGTAACGGGCGTGAAGACCTACGTCGCCAAGGAGGGCTTCAAAGTAATGGTGAATAAAAACGAAATAGCTGTGAGAACTCTCAGGCCGGCACGCTTCGTTTAG
- the glmM gene encoding phosphoglucosamine mutase, whose translation MKLFGTAGIRGTLWEKVTPDLALNVGRALGTYIRKGKVTVARDGRTSSIMLENALVSGLLSSGMEVIQFGLIPTPTLAWGTNRYGDAGVMITASHNPPTDNGIKVFNGDGTEFYLEQEAELERIIFSGDYKKADWDEIRKVRQRDIVDEYIGAVLDFVDHETSLKVLYDGANGAGSVVAPYLLREMGAKVISINAHIDGYFPGRKPEPRYDNIAYLGNLVRELGVDLAIAQDGDADRIAVFDEKGNYVDEDTLIALFAKLYVEEHGGGVIVTSINTGSRIDEVVENAGGRVYRVPLGQPHDGIKKYNAIFAAEPWKFIHPRFGLWIDSFVTMGLLIKLIDERGKPLSEIIREEIPTYYLTKKNVKCPDRYKKTVLEVARHVLEEKLREDIKEILTISGFRFNLKDGSWVLVRPSGTEPKIRVVVEGPTEKRRDELFELAYNTVRRAVEEAMKKERT comes from the coding sequence ATGAAGCTCTTCGGAACGGCTGGAATTAGGGGCACTTTATGGGAAAAGGTCACACCAGATCTAGCGCTGAACGTTGGGAGAGCCCTCGGAACGTACATCAGGAAGGGAAAAGTGACTGTCGCAAGGGACGGAAGGACTTCAAGCATAATGCTCGAGAACGCGCTCGTTTCTGGGCTTTTGAGTTCAGGCATGGAGGTAATCCAGTTCGGACTGATACCAACGCCAACATTGGCATGGGGTACCAACCGCTATGGCGACGCTGGAGTCATGATAACAGCCAGCCACAACCCGCCCACGGACAACGGAATAAAGGTCTTCAACGGCGACGGAACCGAGTTCTACCTCGAGCAGGAGGCGGAGCTGGAAAGGATAATCTTCTCAGGGGATTATAAGAAAGCGGACTGGGACGAGATAAGGAAGGTTCGTCAGAGGGACATCGTCGACGAGTACATCGGCGCAGTCTTGGACTTCGTCGACCATGAAACGAGTCTGAAAGTCCTCTACGATGGTGCGAACGGCGCCGGAAGCGTCGTTGCTCCCTATCTGCTTCGCGAGATGGGGGCGAAGGTGATAAGCATCAATGCTCACATCGACGGCTACTTCCCGGGCAGAAAGCCCGAGCCGAGGTACGATAACATAGCATATCTCGGAAATCTTGTGAGGGAGCTCGGCGTTGACTTAGCTATAGCCCAAGACGGCGACGCCGACAGAATAGCGGTCTTCGATGAAAAGGGCAACTACGTCGATGAGGACACGCTGATAGCGCTCTTTGCCAAGCTTTACGTCGAGGAGCACGGGGGTGGAGTCATCGTTACATCGATAAACACCGGCTCGCGCATCGATGAAGTCGTCGAGAACGCTGGTGGAAGGGTCTACCGCGTCCCACTCGGCCAGCCCCACGATGGCATAAAGAAGTACAACGCTATTTTTGCCGCCGAGCCCTGGAAGTTCATCCACCCCAGGTTCGGCCTATGGATAGACAGCTTCGTTACGATGGGCCTGCTCATCAAGCTCATCGACGAGCGCGGAAAACCCCTATCCGAAATAATCCGTGAGGAGATTCCAACCTACTACCTCACCAAGAAGAACGTGAAGTGTCCGGACAGGTACAAGAAGACCGTCCTCGAAGTCGCAAGGCACGTTCTCGAAGAAAAGCTCAGGGAGGACATAAAGGAGATCCTGACGATCTCCGGCTTCCGCTTCAACCTCAAAGATGGCTCTTGGGTTCTCGTAAGACCGAGCGGAACAGAGCCAAAGATAAGGGTAGTCGTGGAAGGCCCAACCGAAAAGAGGCGCGACGAGCTCTTCGAGCTGGCCTACAACACTGTCAGAAGGGCAGTGGAAGAGGCAATGAAAAAAGAAAGGACCTAA
- a CDS encoding UPF0146 family protein, which produces MPIEDFADFLAERVPRGKIVELGIGFQFKVALKLREMGYDVLAVDWNPASVEKARELGINAVRDDIFNPRMELYRNAKALYSVRPTPEIVRPILELGKKLGLPVYILPLSGDTMPGNLKLINHRGLAIYMAKTI; this is translated from the coding sequence ATGCCGATTGAAGACTTCGCAGATTTCTTGGCGGAAAGGGTTCCAAGAGGGAAAATAGTCGAACTCGGTATAGGTTTCCAGTTCAAAGTGGCCTTAAAGCTGAGAGAGATGGGCTACGATGTTCTTGCAGTTGACTGGAATCCAGCCTCCGTTGAAAAAGCAAGGGAGCTTGGAATAAACGCCGTCCGGGATGATATCTTCAACCCAAGGATGGAGCTATACAGGAATGCCAAAGCCTTGTACTCCGTAAGACCGACGCCCGAAATAGTCCGCCCGATTCTCGAGCTCGGGAAGAAGCTTGGACTCCCAGTTTACATCCTTCCCCTCAGTGGTGACACAATGCCAGGTAATCTGAAGCTTATCAACCACAGGGGGTTGGCCATATACATGGCTAAAACTATTTAA
- a CDS encoding ABC transporter ATP-binding protein: protein MAEVKLIGVWKQFGDFTAVKDMNLEIKHGEFMILLGPSGCGKTTTLRMIAGLEEPTRGQIYIGDKLVADPEKGVFVPPKDRDIAMVFQSYALYPHMTVYDNMAFPLKLRKVPKQEIDQRVREVAEMLGLTELLKRKPRELSGGQRQRVALGRAIVRKPQVFLMDEPLSNLDAKLRVKMRAELKRLQRQLGVTTIYVTHDQVEAMTMGDRIAVINQGVLQQVGTPDEVYDRPANTFVGGFIGSPPMNFIDASIIEDDRGVWADFGEFRLKLLDDQAEVLREKNLIGKEVIFGIRPEDIYDAMFAQVKIPGENMTRAMVDIIENLGSEKIVHLRVGDVTFLGAFRSESKVKEGQEIDVVFDMRKVHVFDKGSGTAVF, encoded by the coding sequence ATGGCCGAAGTAAAGCTCATTGGAGTTTGGAAGCAGTTCGGGGACTTCACAGCCGTCAAGGACATGAACCTGGAGATCAAACACGGCGAGTTCATGATACTCCTCGGCCCGAGCGGTTGCGGAAAAACAACCACACTCAGAATGATAGCCGGCCTTGAGGAGCCCACAAGGGGACAAATCTACATCGGCGACAAACTCGTAGCCGACCCGGAAAAAGGAGTCTTCGTTCCACCAAAAGACCGCGATATAGCCATGGTCTTCCAGAGCTACGCTCTCTACCCGCATATGACTGTTTACGACAACATGGCCTTCCCTCTCAAGCTTAGGAAAGTTCCAAAGCAGGAGATAGACCAGCGTGTAAGGGAAGTCGCCGAGATGCTCGGTCTTACGGAACTCCTCAAGAGGAAGCCAAGGGAGTTAAGCGGCGGTCAGAGGCAGAGGGTAGCCCTCGGAAGGGCCATCGTGAGAAAGCCCCAGGTCTTCCTCATGGACGAGCCGCTCAGCAACCTCGACGCGAAGCTTAGGGTGAAAATGCGCGCCGAGCTCAAAAGACTCCAGAGACAGCTTGGAGTCACAACGATATACGTCACCCACGACCAGGTCGAAGCAATGACCATGGGAGACAGGATTGCGGTCATAAACCAGGGTGTTCTCCAGCAGGTCGGCACGCCAGACGAGGTATATGACAGGCCAGCAAACACCTTCGTTGGAGGATTCATAGGCAGCCCACCGATGAACTTCATCGATGCTTCAATAATCGAGGACGATAGGGGCGTCTGGGCCGACTTCGGGGAGTTCAGGCTCAAACTCCTCGACGACCAGGCCGAAGTCCTCAGGGAAAAGAATCTGATCGGAAAGGAGGTCATCTTCGGAATTCGCCCAGAAGACATTTACGACGCAATGTTCGCGCAGGTCAAGATACCTGGAGAAAACATGACCAGGGCAATGGTTGATATCATCGAAAACCTCGGAAGCGAGAAGATAGTCCACCTCCGCGTCGGAGATGTAACCTTCCTGGGCGCCTTCCGCTCCGAATCCAAGGTTAAGGAAGGCCAGGAGATAGACGTCGTCTTCGACATGAGGAAAGTCCACGTCTTTGACAAGGGAAGCGGAACGGCCGTTTTCTGA
- a CDS encoding glucodextranase DOMON-like domain-containing protein: protein MRKVLSLFVAFLMLGSLLAVQPSVTAEEPKPLNVIIVWHQHQPYYYDPIQDIYTRPWVRLHAANNYWKMAYYLSQYPEVHATIDLSGSLIAQLADYMNGAKDNYQIITEKIANGEPLTVDEKWFMLQAPGGFFDHTIPWNGEPITDPNGNPIRDFWDRYTELKNKMMQAKAKYANLPLEEQKIAVTNEFTEQDYIDLAVLFNLAWIDYGYIMSHPELKALYDKVDEGGYTREDVKTVLDAQMWLLNHTFEEHEAINLLLGNGNVEVTVVPYAHPIGPILNDFGWESDFNDQVKKADELYKEYLGGGQVEPVGGWAAESALNDKTLEILADNGWTWVMTDQLVLQKLGIEGTVENYYKPWVAEFDGKKIYLFPRDHALSDRVGFTYGGMNQYDAVEDFINELLKLQKQNYDGSLVYVITLDGENPWEHYPYDGKLFLETLYKRLTELQEQGLIRTLTPSEYIQLYGDQANKLTPQMMERLDLTGDNVEALTKAQSLGELYDMVGVKEEMQWPESSWIDGTLSTWIGEPQENYGWYWLYLARKALMEHKDEMSQADWEKAYEYLLRAEASDWFWWYGSDQSSGQDYTFDRYLKTYLYEMYRLAGLEPPSYLYGNFLPDGEPYTVRALDGLGEGQVKNYSSMSPVAEGVSVYFDGDGIHFIVKGELSEFEISIYEKGERVGNTFTILQDRPTELRYSMFPFSKDSVGLMITKHLVYNNGAAEIYGATDYENYEKLGDAVVKQVNGGVEIIVPFEYIKTPEDFYFAVSTVKDGELEVITTPIELKLPTEVKGVTLVDITDPEGDDYGPGTYTYPTDKVFVEGAFDLLRFRMLEQTDSYVMEFYFKELGGNPWNGPNGFSLQIIEVYFDFKEGGNSTAIKMFPDGPGANVNLDPEHPWDVALRIAGWDYGNLIVLPNGTVYQGEMQISADPVKNAVIVKIPKKYIQINEDYGLWGDVLVGSQDGYGPDKWRPVAVEAEQWKLGGADPQAVINNVAPRVMDELVPEGFKPTQEEQLSSYDANEIKLATVKAIPLLKQGITVLDPEGDDHGPGTYTYPTDKVFVPGHLDLLKFKMIEGDDAWTLEFYFKDLGGNPWNGPNGFSLQIIEVYFDFTNGGNTSAIKMFPDGPGSNVQLDPGHPWDLALRIAGWDYGNLIVLPDGTVYQGEMQISADPVKNAIIVKVPKKYLSITDYGLYTAVLVGSQDGYGPDKWRPVAVEAEQWKLGGADPNAVIDNLAPRVVDELVPEGFKPTQEEQLSSYDLEKKTLATVLMIPLIEGTGGEEVTPTETPTETPTETTTTPSETTTTPQETTTTTSSSETTTTTTPGEEGGICGPALLFGLALAPLLLRRRK from the coding sequence ATGAGAAAGGTCCTTTCCCTGTTTGTGGCCTTTTTAATGCTCGGAAGCCTCCTGGCAGTTCAGCCGAGTGTAACGGCTGAAGAGCCCAAGCCACTGAACGTGATAATAGTCTGGCACCAGCACCAGCCCTACTACTACGACCCGATACAGGACATCTACACGAGGCCGTGGGTCAGGCTCCACGCGGCCAACAACTACTGGAAGATGGCCTATTACCTGAGCCAGTATCCTGAGGTTCACGCTACCATAGACCTCTCGGGCTCGCTCATAGCCCAGCTGGCTGACTATATGAACGGCGCTAAGGACAACTACCAGATAATCACCGAGAAGATAGCCAACGGCGAGCCGCTCACCGTTGACGAGAAGTGGTTCATGCTCCAGGCCCCGGGAGGGTTCTTTGACCACACGATTCCGTGGAACGGTGAGCCGATAACCGACCCGAACGGCAACCCCATAAGGGACTTCTGGGACCGCTACACCGAGCTGAAGAACAAGATGATGCAGGCCAAGGCCAAGTATGCCAACCTGCCGCTCGAGGAGCAGAAAATAGCCGTTACCAACGAGTTCACTGAGCAGGACTACATAGACCTTGCCGTTCTGTTCAACCTCGCCTGGATAGACTACGGCTACATAATGAGCCATCCAGAGCTGAAGGCCCTCTACGATAAAGTTGATGAAGGAGGCTACACGAGGGAAGACGTTAAGACAGTTCTGGACGCCCAGATGTGGCTCCTCAACCACACCTTCGAGGAGCACGAGGCCATTAACCTCCTCCTCGGCAACGGCAACGTGGAGGTTACCGTCGTCCCCTATGCCCACCCGATAGGCCCAATCCTCAACGACTTCGGCTGGGAGAGCGACTTCAACGACCAGGTGAAGAAGGCCGACGAGCTCTACAAGGAGTACCTCGGCGGCGGTCAGGTTGAGCCGGTTGGAGGATGGGCCGCTGAAAGCGCCCTCAACGACAAGACCCTCGAGATACTCGCCGACAACGGCTGGACCTGGGTCATGACCGACCAGCTCGTGCTCCAGAAGCTCGGCATAGAGGGAACCGTCGAGAACTATTACAAGCCCTGGGTGGCCGAGTTCGACGGAAAGAAGATATACCTCTTCCCGAGGGACCACGCGCTGAGCGACCGCGTTGGATTTACCTACGGTGGAATGAACCAGTACGATGCCGTTGAGGACTTCATAAACGAGCTCCTCAAGCTCCAGAAGCAGAACTACGATGGCTCTCTCGTCTACGTCATAACCCTCGACGGAGAGAACCCGTGGGAGCACTACCCATACGACGGCAAGCTCTTCCTTGAGACGCTCTATAAGAGGCTCACCGAGCTCCAGGAGCAGGGACTCATAAGAACCCTCACCCCGAGCGAGTACATCCAGCTCTACGGAGACCAGGCAAACAAGCTCACGCCCCAGATGATGGAGCGCCTTGACCTGACCGGGGACAACGTTGAGGCTCTCACGAAGGCCCAAAGCCTCGGAGAGCTCTACGACATGGTGGGCGTTAAGGAAGAAATGCAGTGGCCTGAGTCGAGCTGGATTGATGGAACCCTCTCAACGTGGATAGGCGAGCCCCAGGAGAACTACGGCTGGTACTGGCTCTACTTGGCGAGAAAGGCCCTTATGGAGCACAAGGATGAAATGAGCCAGGCCGACTGGGAGAAAGCCTATGAGTACCTCCTTCGCGCTGAGGCCAGCGACTGGTTCTGGTGGTACGGAAGCGACCAGAGCAGCGGGCAAGACTACACCTTCGACCGCTACCTCAAGACCTACCTCTACGAGATGTACAGGTTAGCTGGCCTCGAACCACCGAGCTACCTCTATGGAAACTTCCTCCCCGATGGAGAGCCCTACACAGTTAGAGCCCTCGACGGCCTCGGGGAGGGCCAGGTCAAGAACTACTCGAGCATGTCCCCCGTCGCTGAAGGTGTAAGCGTCTACTTCGACGGCGATGGAATTCACTTCATAGTTAAGGGAGAGCTCAGCGAGTTCGAGATAAGCATATACGAGAAGGGCGAGCGCGTTGGCAACACCTTCACGATCCTCCAGGATAGGCCGACTGAGCTCAGGTACTCGATGTTCCCGTTCTCAAAGGACAGCGTCGGGCTGATGATAACCAAGCACCTCGTCTACAATAATGGAGCGGCCGAGATATACGGCGCCACTGACTACGAGAACTACGAGAAGCTCGGCGATGCTGTCGTTAAGCAGGTAAACGGCGGAGTGGAGATCATCGTTCCCTTCGAATACATCAAGACCCCTGAGGACTTTTACTTCGCGGTCTCCACAGTTAAGGACGGAGAGCTTGAGGTTATAACCACTCCGATTGAGCTGAAGCTCCCCACGGAGGTCAAGGGAGTAACCCTCGTGGACATCACCGACCCCGAGGGCGATGACTACGGTCCAGGAACCTATACCTACCCGACTGACAAGGTGTTCGTGGAGGGCGCCTTCGACCTGCTCAGGTTCAGAATGCTCGAGCAGACCGACAGCTATGTAATGGAGTTCTACTTCAAGGAGCTCGGCGGCAATCCCTGGAATGGGCCAAACGGCTTCAGCCTGCAGATCATTGAAGTCTACTTCGACTTCAAAGAGGGAGGAAACAGCACTGCGATTAAGATGTTCCCGGACGGGCCGGGAGCAAACGTCAATCTCGACCCGGAGCACCCGTGGGACGTGGCGTTGAGGATAGCCGGCTGGGACTACGGTAACCTCATAGTCCTGCCGAACGGAACTGTCTACCAGGGTGAGATGCAGATAAGCGCCGATCCAGTTAAGAACGCCGTCATCGTCAAGATACCCAAGAAGTACATCCAGATAAACGAGGACTACGGCCTCTGGGGAGACGTCCTCGTAGGCTCTCAGGACGGCTACGGTCCGGACAAGTGGAGGCCAGTAGCCGTTGAAGCCGAGCAGTGGAAACTCGGAGGAGCTGACCCGCAGGCGGTAATCAACAACGTGGCACCAAGGGTCATGGACGAGCTCGTCCCAGAAGGGTTCAAACCAACCCAGGAGGAGCAGCTCAGCTCCTACGATGCCAACGAGATAAAGCTCGCCACCGTTAAGGCCATTCCGCTCCTTAAGCAGGGCATAACCGTGCTCGATCCAGAGGGTGACGACCACGGCCCGGGAACCTACACCTACCCGACCGACAAGGTCTTTGTGCCGGGACACCTCGACCTGCTCAAGTTCAAGATGATAGAGGGCGACGACGCCTGGACGCTGGAGTTCTACTTCAAGGACCTCGGCGGCAACCCGTGGAACGGACCAAACGGCTTCAGCCTCCAGATCATCGAGGTCTACTTCGACTTCACCAACGGAGGAAACACCAGCGCCATCAAGATGTTCCCCGATGGCCCAGGAAGCAACGTCCAGCTCGATCCGGGACACCCGTGGGATCTGGCGCTTAGAATAGCGGGCTGGGACTACGGAAACCTGATAGTCCTGCCCGACGGAACCGTTTACCAGGGCGAGATGCAGATAAGCGCTGACCCAGTTAAGAACGCCATAATAGTCAAGGTTCCCAAGAAGTACCTGAGCATCACCGACTACGGGCTCTACACTGCAGTGCTCGTAGGCTCTCAGGACGGCTACGGTCCGGACAAGTGGAGGCCAGTAGCCGTTGAAGCCGAGCAGTGGAAACTCGGAGGAGCTGATCCGAACGCTGTCATAGACAACCTCGCTCCGAGAGTTGTTGACGAGCTCGTCCCAGAAGGGTTCAAACCAACCCAGGAAGAGCAACTCAGCTCCTACGACCTTGAGAAGAAGACACTCGCGACAGTGCTCATGATACCGCTCATTGAGGGAACCGGTGGTGAGGAAGTAACCCCCACCGAGACACCCACAGAGACTCCGACCGAAACGACGACCACCCCAAGCGAGACCACAACAACGCCGCAGGAGACTACAACAACCACAAGCAGCAGTGAAACCACCACGACCACCACTCCGGGCGAGGAGGGAGGAATCTGCGGCCCAGCACTGCTCTTCGGGCTGGCTCTAGCCCCGCTCCTGCTCAGGAGGAGAAAGTGA
- a CDS encoding ABC transporter permease subunit — protein MMGQKKKEIIKSFLLTLAAIFIMFIILFPVYYIFTVSIKPAATLATTKIELIPRNVTLDAYREVLFGFKGSKISKNFTGTIEGQAKIEDGKLYLTDGKITGAIKYGPFTGLKFEIPVSGIIFDVSTTENVQGTLKGEIKGLFVLTRMNDDGSIGFGIVREVELTSGDVNGVSVSGPMEKYVVIRNTGNAEFTMVGKFVNSVFFGYLKNSLLLATLTVLLSLIFVVPAAYAFSRMQFFGRDHILYFYLMFTQVAGGLGIAGLIALYGMVVKLGLYDKLPVLSFIYAAGSVPFNTWLLKGYIDSISPDFDEAALVDGASYLQIIRYVLLPMALPGIATVAIFAFIGGWTEFILASLLLTEKNQPLSVWIYLLMGGIGRGIDWSYFAAAALLFALPVFVMFMLAQNYIRSGLTLGGLKE, from the coding sequence ATGATGGGCCAAAAGAAAAAGGAGATAATCAAAAGCTTCCTCCTCACCCTCGCGGCCATCTTCATAATGTTTATCATCCTCTTCCCAGTGTACTATATATTCACCGTGTCGATAAAACCAGCCGCAACGCTCGCAACAACAAAAATCGAGCTCATACCAAGGAACGTTACGCTCGATGCCTACAGGGAAGTGCTCTTCGGATTCAAAGGAAGCAAGATAAGCAAAAACTTCACTGGAACCATTGAAGGACAGGCCAAAATCGAGGACGGCAAGCTCTATCTCACTGATGGAAAGATAACAGGAGCCATCAAGTATGGACCCTTCACAGGACTGAAGTTTGAAATACCCGTCTCTGGCATCATCTTCGACGTTTCCACGACAGAGAACGTTCAGGGGACGCTCAAGGGAGAGATAAAGGGACTGTTTGTCCTCACCAGGATGAACGATGATGGCAGCATAGGATTCGGAATAGTCAGGGAGGTTGAGCTGACGAGCGGTGATGTCAACGGCGTTTCAGTTTCCGGCCCGATGGAGAAGTACGTCGTGATCAGAAACACAGGTAATGCCGAGTTTACAATGGTAGGCAAATTCGTCAACTCGGTGTTCTTCGGCTACCTGAAGAACAGCCTCCTGCTGGCCACGCTGACAGTCCTCCTGTCACTGATCTTCGTCGTTCCAGCGGCCTACGCATTCTCAAGGATGCAGTTCTTCGGCAGGGATCACATTCTGTACTTCTACCTGATGTTCACGCAGGTTGCAGGAGGTCTCGGCATAGCCGGATTGATAGCCCTTTATGGTATGGTGGTGAAGCTCGGCCTATACGACAAGCTCCCAGTGCTGTCTTTCATCTACGCGGCAGGAAGCGTTCCCTTCAACACATGGCTGCTCAAGGGATACATAGATTCAATAAGTCCAGACTTCGACGAAGCTGCTTTAGTCGATGGTGCAAGCTACCTGCAGATTATAAGGTACGTCCTCCTGCCGATGGCCCTGCCAGGAATAGCCACAGTGGCAATATTCGCCTTCATCGGCGGCTGGACGGAGTTCATACTCGCGAGCCTGCTCCTGACGGAGAAGAACCAGCCACTCTCGGTGTGGATCTACCTCCTCATGGGCGGCATCGGCAGGGGAATAGACTGGAGCTACTTCGCGGCAGCGGCGCTGCTCTTCGCGCTGCCAGTGTTCGTGATGTTCATGCTCGCTCAGAACTACATAAGGAGCGGTCTAACCCTTGGAGGTTTAAAGGAGTGA
- a CDS encoding carbohydrate ABC transporter permease codes for MKKITTIALFLILPGMAAFLLFNLWPIIYSIYLAFTNAQLGNFPIQAPDTEPLKFVGLENFRWILSDEKFRSAFMWTWIFVATSVTLKVLVGTFLSLLYNSKYVKGKMVYRSLLIIPWALPLLFSVTVWRFMFDPVFGPINQILKSIGVSTLPNWTNDPFWGLVALNIIEVWLAYPFMITVITAALQSVPDTLVEAAIIDGANYWQRLRHVVLPIVGKPIAFATILTSAASFQYFMVPYIYNAGLFEDKFILLYGFRKAFGAAPHYGRAAAVMIIATLVLAVYMYVNVRITKLQEGAKG; via the coding sequence ATGAAGAAGATCACCACCATTGCTCTGTTCCTCATTCTCCCAGGGATGGCGGCGTTTCTGCTCTTCAACCTGTGGCCGATAATCTACTCGATTTACCTGGCCTTCACCAACGCCCAGCTCGGTAACTTTCCGATTCAGGCCCCTGACACTGAGCCGCTCAAATTCGTCGGCCTCGAAAACTTCAGGTGGATACTGAGCGACGAGAAGTTCAGGAGCGCCTTTATGTGGACGTGGATATTCGTCGCAACGAGCGTTACCCTCAAGGTTCTTGTGGGAACCTTCCTCAGCCTGCTCTACAACAGCAAATACGTCAAGGGCAAGATGGTCTACAGGTCGCTCCTGATAATCCCATGGGCCCTACCGCTCCTCTTCTCGGTCACCGTTTGGAGGTTTATGTTTGATCCGGTTTTTGGTCCGATTAATCAGATTCTCAAATCGATCGGCGTGAGTACCCTCCCCAACTGGACGAACGATCCTTTCTGGGGCCTTGTAGCTCTCAACATAATCGAGGTCTGGCTGGCCTATCCGTTTATGATAACCGTCATCACAGCGGCGCTTCAGTCCGTCCCGGACACGCTCGTGGAAGCGGCAATAATAGACGGTGCCAACTACTGGCAGAGGCTCAGGCACGTCGTTCTCCCGATAGTCGGCAAGCCAATAGCCTTCGCCACAATACTCACCAGTGCAGCCAGCTTCCAGTACTTCATGGTGCCATACATTTACAACGCTGGCCTCTTCGAGGACAAGTTCATACTGCTCTACGGCTTCAGAAAGGCATTCGGTGCAGCACCCCACTACGGAAGGGCAGCGGCGGTGATGATAATAGCGACCCTCGTGCTGGCGGTTTACATGTACGTCAACGTTAGGATAACCAAGCTCCAGGAGGGTGCCAAGGGATGA